GTCACCGCTGGCGCAATGGTGTCAACGAGGACGAAGGCAATCTGCAGGTGCAGTGCATGGCGGTCTCCGACGATGGCATCACCTTCGAGAAGACGGGTGTCATCGTCGAATGTCCCGAGGGCCTGTTGCACTTCCGCGACCCGAAGGTCTGGCGGATGGGCGACACCTGGTACATGGTCTTCGGTGCCTGTTCGGCCGAGAACCGTGGCCAGGTCTGGCTCTACACCTCGACCGACATGAAGTCCTGGGAATTCGACCGGGTGATCTTCACCGATCCCAACCCGCGCGTGTTCATGCTGGAATGCCCGGACATGTTCCCCCTGGACGACAAGTGGGTCATCACCTACTGCCCGATGGGTACCAAACCGGAACGCTATGTGGCCCGCAACGGCCACAACGCGGGTTATGTGGTCGGCGACTGGCAGCCTGGGGGAGTCTTCGAGCAGATCACCGACTACCGGACGATCGACTGGGGACATCAGTTCTACGCGCCGCAGTCGTTCGAGGCGCCGGACGGCCGTCGCATCGAGTACGGCTGGCTCGGATCGTTCACGATGCCGATTGCCACCCAAGAAGTCGACGGCTGGTGCGGTCAGTTCACCGTGCCGCGTGAACTCACCCTGGACAAGAACAACCACCTGCGCAGCTTCCCGATCGCCGAGATCGAGCAACTGCGCACCGAGACCATCGACTTCGGTGCCTTCGAGCTGGGCCTCAATGGCGACAAGGTGCTGGTCGATGACGATGGTGGGGCGGTCGAGAT
The Brooklawnia propionicigenes DNA segment above includes these coding regions:
- a CDS encoding glycoside hydrolase family 32 protein; amino-acid sequence: MKEQLERAEAGVAKLLEGRSDRWYPLFHIAAKAGWINDPNGLSYFNGRYQVYFQHHPFGTQWGPMHWGHVSSEDMVTWRREPIAMAPSIEADRDGVFSGSAVVSDDNQLVAYYTGHRWRNGVNEDEGNLQVQCMAVSDDGITFEKTGVIVECPEGLLHFRDPKVWRMGDTWYMVFGACSAENRGQVWLYTSTDMKSWEFDRVIFTDPNPRVFMLECPDMFPLDDKWVITYCPMGTKPERYVARNGHNAGYVVGDWQPGGVFEQITDYRTIDWGHQFYAPQSFEAPDGRRIEYGWLGSFTMPIATQEVDGWCGQFTVPRELTLDKNNHLRSFPIAEIEQLRTETIDFGAFELGLNGDKVLVDDDGGAVEIELEVDLASTSAERIGLRVHNTPDGGHTYVAYDDLAGRVDLDRRLTGNGDRGHRAAPYEGGSQLRLRVLVDRGSVEVFVNDGAESITSYSFPNKGPRAVVLCAESGVTKVNGLKVHRLRTIWESPDR